In Saccopteryx leptura isolate mSacLep1 chromosome 9, mSacLep1_pri_phased_curated, whole genome shotgun sequence, the genomic window agctGCATGTGGCACCTTCTTACTAAAGTTCTTCAATGTCCCCCAATTACCTTCATAATAAAGCTGGGCTCCTTAGCTGAAGCCCAAGGTGTTTCGTGTTCTAACTTGTCCCTACTCACTTTCTAGAGCCTCATCTCATCTCTCGCTGCTCCTTGGCATTGTGGTTTTCCATTCCAGTAACATGTAACTGTTTCCATTTCCTTACACATGCCCCATGCTACTTTACATCTTGAACACCCACCTCCTCTTTCCACCTTTCTCATTAGGGTAATTCTTAACCCAGATGTCGTCTCCTCCAGCAAACCTTCCCCAAAACCCCAAGTGATGCTAAGTACTCCCTTCTAAACCCTCCAGTCCTCCATACAAACTTCAGTATCACCACTGAACACAGTAACTGGAAGTATCCGTGAGCAAACCATACTCTCTACTACTCAGTCAGTACTGACAATGCCTGGCACAGTGATTAGTGTGCCTGAGAGACTCCGTATACAACCATCACACTGGGCAGACGCAGCTAAACTACATCCCAGGATCAGGCCACTGCCAGTACTTGCTCTCCTTGCCCCCTGTCCCCCTTCAATGGTTTCCTCTCTTCAGACAGAGTTTGGTTAGGCACAAGGATAAGTGGTGGTGTCTTAGCTTCTGGTaccagaaagaagtaaaaataagttatttaacAAGCATCTCCAATCTACATCCTACCCTACCCATAACTTTTCGTCCTGATACCTGTGcttctataataaaatatatatccaaTACTGATTTTTAGAAACTTACAGACTTCCTCACAACTTGAAATATCCGAATGATGAAATACTGCAGTATCTGGTAGTTCTGCAGGGAGATAGAGCAGCTTTTCAATTCCAAAGGCTTCTTCACAGAAATGGGCCAATATTTGTGGCATTTGATAACTTCACCTTCTATCTCTCTGGTTATCATGACAATAACATTAGAGTTATTTTCCAAAATCATTTGCCAAAAGTCATCTGTGGTGTCTGGCAGTGGTCCTTGGgtggcaatataaaaatattcttctccAGAATTGATTACTCTAATGTAACTAGCGTTAATGTAGTCCTTGTTTTCTCCAAGAGGAACACGTGTTGAATCATCTattacaaaaacagaaacatcGGTTAGACAAGGAAAAGCAAGAGATGCAGCACATCTAGACTCATTGAGAGCATTTCAGACGGATAAATTCCTGTATCTTTTTGGCCAACAGAAAAGATGGCAGAGGAGTTTCTTTCCAAAAAGCATTATTTTGAGTCCATGAATTTAAATTCTTCCCAATTGGCATGACCTAAGACATATACAattaggagatttttttttaatcagtttctCCTAAGCAGAGAAGGATGCCATCAGATTCCAGACACATGTGGGATTTCCCTCAGGTATGGCATATGTAAAACTAGGCCTAAAGAGGTCCCTACTAGTCTGTAGCTGAACACAGCTAAGGAGGAGCTCCCTGGGGGAACAAGTGAAAAACATTCTCCTACAAATCCAAGAACCTGCAAACCCaaagcagccaaggccagggggcaaaaccaacaacaaaaactgagaaCTGAGGTAATTGAAAATACAAACACTAGGACTAACACAATTCTATTAATGCCACACACACAAGGCAGCAGTCTGCTATGTCAATGCTCAGCCTTCACCTGGTGAAGCGCCGTGCTAATCACAGCAAAGATTTTATGGAAAAGGATGCTATGAAGGGGATTTTCTCCAAGTAACATAGGACTCATCTAACATGAGCTATTACAACAAATATGAGAGGAAGAAAACCGATTACTTGACTCACTAATAGACTCCACTGGCCCAGGTGCTCTTTCTTCACCTTACAGGGACATCAAGAGCTCTGGCTCTATGTCTGTTCCCACATGTAGAGTATGATTGCCCTCAGCAAAGGAAGGACCTTCCCTGCCCTGTAGCCTGTGCCTACTAAAGTTATGTGCACCACTTATCTAGCAAATATGCTAtgaccaagaaaattaaaaagggtCTTACACAATTTCTGACAGAATTCTTATCAAATTCCAATGCAGAAAACATAAACCATCTTTTGTAAatgtgaataaataagaaaaattactaGATATATAAAGATATACGGTACTTCACAAAAGGAGACCATTCTAAGGAATCATAGCAAATGCCTTCCTttctataagaagaaaaaatgctttaaaaaatcctATTTCTATTTGAtagataaagaacttatacaagtcaacaccaaaaagacaaataacccaatttaaaaatgggccaacgaccttaatagacacttctcaaagaggacatatagatcgtcactagacatatgaaaagatgctcaatgtcactaatcatcagaaagatgtaaaattaaaaccataatgagataccacttaacacctgtcagaatggttaaaatcaataaatcaacaaacaacaagtgctggcgaggatgtggagaaaagggaaccctcctgcactgctggtgggaatgcagactcgtgcagcctctgtggaaaacagtatggaggttgctcaaaaaattaaatatggaactgcctttgacccaatGATCCAACTCTTGGAAATAcgtatatccaaagaaacccaaaacgcTAACTGGAAAGAATATGGACACCCTTGTGttcattacagtgttatttacaatagccaagatctggaactATCCTAACTTCCCATCAGTGGGTGAATGactaaaaaagctgtggcacactgacacaatagaatactactcagccataaaaaaaacagGGAACTCTTACCTTCtgggacagcatggatgggcctagatattattaaactaagtgaaataagccaggcagagaaagacaagtaccataggatctcacttatatgtggaatttaatgaacacaataaactgatgaacaagaTAGAAACAGAGCAAGGTCccagggaacagactgacagctgtcagagggaagggggctggatgaaataagatgaaaggattaagcaaaaatatatatgtatagatatatataataacacatagacacagacaacagtgtggtgatagccagaaggaaaggggtgatgtaggcaggtggaggtgggcaaatgAGGAGAAataggggacagaaagagactttgcttggggccatgggcacacaatgcagtgtgcagataatgttctgttgagttgtacacttggaacctgtatggttttgtgaaccattgtcaccccaataaattcaataaataaaaagctttttaaataattcctatttgtattttaaatgaaatccaagatattattttattatttaaaaatatattataactaTGTTTATTCACATAAATATGCTACATGATTAAACTCTAAAGGAGGTAATTAGAGCATTACAATGAGATCTTTCACCATATATACACATAGATATATAccacatatacattatatatgaaCATATAAAAAATTGGCAATTATTCATCAAAATGGGAGCAGTGGCTATTTTATTATCTAAATTTTTATAGGCAATATGTACTACTTTATGgtagaaaagaattttttaattttcagaagggAGATCAAATCTGTGAAAATTTAATCCCAAATAGTAAAAGCTTACTTTCAGATAAAAACCACAATTCCTGCAAGTAATAGCATCATGGTGGAGTAAGAAGACacctttgtttctcttcttaaaaTTACAAGTTAGATAATTACAACTCAATAAATGATCCCCTGCTCAACACACAAAGATGCTGGAAAGACCCACCCATCTGATATCTGAAGGTGGGCAGGTCTGAATgagcaggagaagcagatggggaaggATGGGGGTGGCCACTGCAGGTGCGGCCCAGCGCCCACCAAGGCTCCAGCGaaggcagcattattcacagtggagcCTGAAGACTGAGGCAGAAGCAGTGCTCTCCTGAGAAAATTCATTTCCTTGCCCTGTCCCCATTGCAGCACCTCCTGGTAGTGGTGGCAGGGAAGCCTAAAACAATAGAGCAACTCAGATGGCCAATCCTGAAAGAAGGGTACAGCCACACTTGCCTCCATAGCCTCATGCATCCTGACAGAGCCTCTAAAGAAAGTTGAGGAGCCTTGGGTAGGGCATGGTGCCCACAGCCATGAAGGGAGGTGGGGTCACGAGAGTTTGACTTTTTCTCCCTAgcagagccaggcagagaaaattgAGATTCCTTAAATAATACAGTGAGGCAATGAAATCATGAACTCACTCcacctttgccccccccccccccccggcagagCTCAGGAGAGGCAGTGGAGATGCCTGCAAAAGCACAGTGGGGCCAGGACCAGGAATAAAATGAAGTAGTGCCAAGAGCTCATGAACCAGCTCTCATCGACCACACCACATCCATACCACCATAGGAGTCCCCATAGCCATGGGGAGCTGGTTGCACAGGAGCACTCACCAGCCCAGTGGACATGCAGCCTTTTCCTCAACCCAAGTGAGGCAGCCCTACCATAATCCCAGAGGCACAAATTGTGCaggtaagagaaaaacaaaactgtgctCTAACACCTtctcctgggggctgggggggaaaGTACCTCATGCATTAATCTGCTGAATTATTGACAGCAAAAGAGGATCTAAAGAAGAGGTCACTACCTCAAAGGCCAAGACAGAGGAACATCCCACCACATACCATGAACAAGCAAGGTACCATGCGAGcacagaaatgaaaggaaaagtctccagaaaacaaactcaaagtcaTGGAAGTCTGTGAGTTAAATGATGAAAAATTTAAGGCTACAGTTGTTAAGAAACTCAATGTGATAAGAGACCTCAGAAAATGTTCAATGAGCTCAGAAggaaaataatgaacaaatacaGTTCTTCACCAAACAAAAACTCTGGATCTGAAAAACTCAGTAAAATATGATAAGGAATGCTTGAAAGTGTATTTGAAGCAACAAaccaggagaaaaagagaattagtgAGCTCGAAGATAGAAACTTAGATATGACCCATGATGAAGAAGAGAGTtatcagtttaaaaataataatgactggACTCTACGAGAACTATCTGACTCCATTACAAATAGCAACAGAAGCATAATAGCTACACCAGAAGGAGAGAGGTATAGGGAGCACAGGGCAAGTATCATATAGTAAATGAGAATGTCCCAAACATATGGAAAAAGCTGGATCCTCACATCAAAGAAGCTAATAAAAAACTATCTTAACTCAAAAGACCTTCTTCAAGACATATATTAAAGCTATCAAAAGTTAATGACCGCCTaacctggggtggtgcagtgaatagagcgaaACCGTGGgcatttccagtcaaggcacgtacaagaagcaactactatgggaTGTGGCTTCCCACTCCTGCCCcacgccccttctctctctttctctcttctctctaaaattcaataataaaatacttttttaaaaagttaatgacaaaaaaaaagaatattcaaggCTGCCAAGGTGGGCAGTGGGTACTATAACCTACAAAGGAAACCCCGTTATCTCATTAGCTTTCTCAGGAAAAACTTTACAaggcaggaaagagaagaatTGTATATTTAAACTAGTGAAAAAGGGAAACCACCAGCCAAAAATAATATATCCAACAAAGTTCTCCTTCAGATATGAAGGACAATCAAAGACTTTCCCATCAAAATAAGAGCTGAGGGATTCTATCACCAAAGACCTGCACTACAGGAAATATTGAAAGGGACTCTTCCACCTGAAACAACAAGACAAAAGTATACAAAGCTTTCAAAGGACAAACACACTGACAGAAGCAGGAAAATGAGATTGCCTGTCCAAGATTAAAgctgtttgtgttttatttctgctctctggATGGCCTGAGACAGATAAATCCTGTGAGTAACTACCAAGTGGGGAGGCAAGTGGtactaatttcactcagtatggAGAAGCAACATGACAGGCCCTTTGGAGACTTCAAAGGGTAGCCTCCTGTTGGAGAGTAGATGGACAGCTTTATTGTCCAGGATAAAGAATATAAATAGCCccattttatttgtgtgtttgaaCAAAATGGCTAGGGAAGGTGGTCAGGTTGTATCAAAAGTGACAGACGACTCAAACTATTAGACTATGTTAAAGATGGTCATGGCCTGAGGTGTAACAGTAAGTGCATGAAAACCAGGATGAAGTACTTGTGTCCACAGCCATGTGACAGTGGCCATCAGAAGTACCTGGAATAGCATATCCAAAGTATATGTCGAGGCTGCCAACTGCTAGAGCTCCTCATCACGTCACAGGTCAAAACACCTAACACTGGAAGTTGTACAACCCACTTTTTATCTTTTCCCAAATGTaaacagataaataataaaaactatttttagcttACATGGAAGAATATCTCGATatctgtttttgtctctgttgTGTGGTTCATTCCCACAGTTGAACTCACCAGGCAGATTCTTACATTCTAAAGCCTTTAAAGGTAAGAAAATAAGTCATGTATTtactataacaaaacaaaacaaaaaagaattaaataaatttgcCTTTGTTTAGTGTTTATGATCCTTAACACTCTATGTGACATGATATTATATTGTGTTGTATAAGTTGAGAAATCGAACCCCATTTTAGAAGTACTATATAAAATTATCCCAAATTTGAGATGTCAATCAACAAGTTGCTTGATAAGAAGATGTTAAAATCTTAGAGATATGTTTTTGCTTAAACTTCAATACTTTTCAATTTTCCTTTAAACAAGAATGAAGAATATTCACTTCATAGGACCTACCCATCAATCaaccattttatagataaaaatcataaaataacagtaacaaaaatatataaacagtagTCTCACAATTTACTCTTTGCCCCAGAAAGAAATCACAGTTAGAAAACCAATTAAagaattttttccttcaaaaaatttatttgcaaagtgtctgttcaacaaacatttactgaacatttaGTATGTATGtggcactgttctagatattagaGTGGAGAAGTTAACAGAGAAGGCGGAGATGCAAACATGTGAACAGTGGATTGAATGCTGCATTATATATACCTGATTTGAAAAGGAAAGCTCCCAGAAAGTAAGCAGCACTGGAACTGGGCTTTTCTGAGTCACCAGAAGTTACTCACATGAAAGTCTGTGCATGTGCAGAAAGAGGGGCACAGATGAGCAGCTATCACCCAGGTGGGAGGACAGGAAGAAGGCACGAAAACAGACATGTCCTCCCAGGGAAAGAGTGACCACTATGTAGCAAGAGCACAGAGCTGATGATCTAGCCCAGAGAGAAACTAACCCTACTTGGAAGGCTTTGTTTCTATTACAAAAGAAACCACGATATAGCTGGTCTGTTTCTATTAAAACACCGGTGGGTAAAGCCGGAAAGCCTGCATTTTTCCACAGCTCTCCAGTAACTCTTGGGTGGTCACCACCAGTTTTTAAATTGGTGTTGGCCACCACTGCCATAGAGAATGAGGAGCCAGTGAAGATTTTAAACAGTAGGGTAATATAAGCtgaaattattatctttttaatcttTCTGCAAACCAGTTCTAAAATTAGCCTGGAAAAAACCCCTGGCCTGGCAGCTctgatggttagagcatcgtactgATACAGCAGGGTTGCAGgatggatccccagtcagggcacagacaagaatcaaccaatgaatgcataaatgagtggaacaacaagctgatgtttctctccctctctccctttctttctctctctaaaatcaataaataaaatttaattaattaattaattaaacttgGAAAAATCTATAGGAAGAACCAGAACAATTCTGTAAAAGAAGAGTAGTGAGGAAGACTAGTCTTAACAGACggcaaaaaataatataaagctaTGCTGATTATAAGAGTTTGGTACcagtatatgaataaataaatcaatggaaaaagttcaagaataaattaaaatgtatgtggGATTTTAGTATATGATAAAAGTAGTATTTTATATCATGGAAGAGGAGTTTCCAGAGATCTTGGAACAACTAGATAGCTATGTAATGCTAGGTCCCTACCAAATActttttaacaaattaaattcTAGTTGAATAAAAgatttacacttaaaaaaatcatcaaagtattagaaaaaaacatgaaataagTGTTATAACACTAGAATGACAGGGGAGTTCTTAGACACAGAAACCCTGAGGCCCCCAAAGGACAGCTTGCCATTGTGACTCTAAAAATTAGCTGTTTTCTTAGTGAATGTGCGTGCACACACGTGTGTGACACAAACAGCAGAGTGAAAAACTTTAGCATATATATGTAAcagataaaaaagataatttcttcATTATGTAAAGACATATTAATGaataggaaaaagaataaatggaacATTGGGCAAAGAATTGGAACTAGCagttcactaaaaataaatatgcatggcTTAAAAACATATGGAAAGCTATTTCTTGTTCTCAAATAAAGAAAAGTCAATTAGATCATCAATAAGAAATCATTTGTCATTTAAGATATGAGCATATATCCAAAAATTTGGTAGCACAAAATACTGGTTGCCTTTCTAGGAATTTGTTCTAAATAATATGCGCATATATGCACAAGCATATGAAGGAGGGTGCCTGCTTTTCACAACAGCAAAGATGAGACTAATCTACATATTCATCGTCATTGACTATTTAAAGAAAAGATCTTTATTCATATAATTATCTACTGTGCAACACAAAAAGAATGATCTAGAGCTCTACAGTCTGAAAGTAAATTTGGAATTATTTCTAATgtgaaaaatttgttttaaaaggaaaggaaTGCTAGAAAAACAAGTAAAGTACACACTAACAATGTTTTCTGGAAGTCTATAAGACAAACTACTCCTGGAAAGAGGGCCTAAAAAgtcaagggagaaaaagaggaagacttTATCCCTTTCACAATGTTTAATGCTATTTGACTTTTTTACCATGTATACTTATAActtcaaaaacaaattcaatatttaaaaacaaaaacaatgtgctcaatttaaaaaaagaaaaagaaaagaaaaaatactcgcTGGTAGTGATGTGACAAAAGAAATCACATACAGACTTTTGTTAAGATCAAAATATTTACCGTAAATTCCCGGATGATTTCACGTTCTTCTACTTTTTTCTGAAGTATTTTAAAACACTCCTTGAGGGCTGACTGCTCATGAAAACTGAATGTTAATGGCTGAACCttagccaactgagctaactcCTTTTCAGAAACAATTTGTTTacctaagagaaagaaaaagtcacacatgtGCAGGgagattttattgttgttgttatctcttaaatcaggggtccccaaactatggcatgcggccccctgaggccatttatccggcccccgccgcacttccgcacttccagaaggggcacctctttcattggtggtcagtgagaggagcatagttcccattgaaatacgggtcagtttgttgatttaaatttacttgttctttattttaaatattgtatttgttcccgttttgtttttttactttaaaataagatatgtgcattgtgcacagggatttgttcatagttttttttatagtctggccctccaacagtctgagggacagtgaactggcaccttgtgtaaaaagtttggggacccctgtcttaaataAAGGCACGGCCACTTAAGGGTTAACTGAAGTTTGCTTTTTCAGAGGTGAAAAATCTATTACTTTGAACAAAAGTACTCTTGCTTTAGATAAATCATAACTATATACCTTGTATTACACAAAACCATTGTTCTTGTAGAAACTGTGTGCTATAAATACGATAGATGCAGTAGAACTAGAAGTGCTCTGTTTTATAACGTGAATTGGGTATATGTAGTAACAATTATGCCAAAGAAAGCAAGTACAAGATccagatggaaaaaaaagagaggactcccCTCCCTGGGACCAAGTGTTTAGGAGTCCCTAGAATCTGAAAGAAAAGGATGTGGAAAGTCTAACACACTTCTTACTCTACAACAGATCAAGTACTCATATGTGCTcatgcgcacacacatgcacacatattacGTACACAAATAAAGAGAATCTATATGATgccatcaataaaaattatattatcattatgtataatatatagatatatagttatATACATAACAGTAGAGAATACTTTGTTAAATAGTacacatggaattttttttaaatgatgaacttTTAAGTCTTATTGACAGTCTGAAATTTTACAGATTATGTCCACTGCCAAAATGTTATAAATCTAgaaatattaatttcaaaatttgGAATAAAATGCTCAAGTGAaaccagcaaatatatatatattatatatatacatatatatatataatatatatatatattctttgtgtgtgtgtgtgtgtgtgtgataggaggggaaatagtgaggcagactccatcatgcaacccaaccaggatcctcactgaccaggatccacctgtcaaccccaacttgggctgatgctagaatcaactgagctatttttagtacctgaggctgatacacttggaccaactgagctatccttcaCACCTGGGGCCCATGTTCtaaacaattgagccactggctttgggaagagaaaagggagagaagagggagagggagagggggagaagcagacagttgcttcttctgtgtgccctgatcgggaatcaaacccaggacatctatacaccaggctgatgctctatccactgatcttCCAGCCAGGTCCAAAAAACTGTTTTTAATCTATCCTGAATGAAACATAAATTAAATTGTAGATCCATTATCTTAGGAAGAAGTAATAAGgatttgaattgtttttaaataataggaCAAAATGAGATGGAACAGCAGAATAAAGTGAACAGTAAGTTTATAGACCCAATAAAATAAAGGTCAAATGTACGTGATTATTGaactaataattaaatcaaatactGCAATAAAGTATACTGTTACAAATTATTTATAGGACAAAAACCTGTgtacataaattaattttataaagaaaaggggCTCTGGCTGAAGAGCTTGGTTGGTTGCAGCATCATAccaaagcacagagtttgccagttcaatccctggtcagggcacacacaggaatagaTTAATgttccagtttctctctctctctctctctctcttcctctctcaataaaataaataaatattttttaaaaagaaaat contains:
- the PTPN20 gene encoding tyrosine-protein phosphatase non-receptor type 20 isoform X2 is translated as MILENNSNVIVMITREIEGEVIKCHKYWPISVKKPLELKSCSISLQNYQILQYFIIRIFQVVRKSFNIGNIVAQMREQRSGMVQTKEQYYFCYKIVLAVLQKFVTLD